One genomic window of Salvia miltiorrhiza cultivar Shanhuang (shh) chromosome 4, IMPLAD_Smil_shh, whole genome shotgun sequence includes the following:
- the LOC131022038 gene encoding UDP-glucuronate 4-epimerase 3-like, which translates to MKHIDSAPSTPGKFKIEKSPYNRLRLHSSLAKLTFWSLVFLGLIFVFFYRSPSSSTPATSDLSRRSLRTSLYQDASFEKKVRASAKIRSRNGISVLVTGAAGFVGTHVSAALKRRGDGVVGLDNFNHYYDPSLKKARQALLERTGVYIVEGDINDASLLKKLFEIVPFTHVMHLAAQAGVRYAMENPSSYVHSNIAGLVSLLEVCKEANPQPSIVWASSSSVYGLNTKVPFSEKDRTDQPASLYAATKKAGEEIAHTYNHIYGLSLTGLRFFTVYGPWGRPDMAYFFFTRDILKGKSIPIFEAANHGTVARDFTYIDDIVKGCLAALDTAEKSTGSGGKKKGPAQLRVYNLGNTSPVPVSDLVSILERLLKVKAKRLVMKLPRNGDVQFTHANISLAQRELGYKPTTDLQTGLKKFARWYLSYYGSGKKNAQ; encoded by the coding sequence ATGAAGCACATTGACAGCGCCCCATCAACCCCGGGAAAGTTCAAGATCGAGAAATCGCCCTACAACCGGCTGCGGCTGCATTCGTCTCTAGCTAAGCTCACTTTCTGGTCGCTTGTGTTTCTCGGATTGATCTTTGTCTTCTTTTATAGATCACCATCTTCATCAACCCCGGCCACCTCAGATCTTTCTAGAAGGTCCCTTAGGACCAGTTTGTATCAAGATGCTAGCTTCGAGAAGAAGGTTAGAGCATCAGCTAAGATTAGGTCCAGAAATGGGATTTCCGTTCTAGTCACCGGCGCCGCCGGTTTCGTCGGCACCCACGTCTCCGCCGCCCTCAAGCGGCGCGGCGACGGCGTGGTGGGCCTTGACAATTTCAATCATTACTATGATCCCTCGCTCAAGAAGGCGAGGCAGGCGCTGCTGGAGCGCACAGGGGTGTACATTGTTGAGGGGGATATCAATGATGCTTCTCTGTTGAAGAAGCTGTTTGAAATCGTGCCTTTCACTCATGTTATGCATTTGGCAGCGCAGGCCGGAGTTCGTTACGCGATGGAGAATCCGAGCTCTTATGTGCATAGCAACATTGCTGGCTTAGTCAGCTTGCTTGAGGTTTGTAAGGAAGCAAACCCTCAGCCTTCGATTGTGTGGGCTTCGAGTAGCTCGGTGTATGGATTGAATACGAAGGTGCCCTTCTCGGAGAAGGATAGGACTGATCAGCCTGCAAGTTTGTATGCTGCAACTAAGAAGGCTGGTGAGGAGATTGCACATACTTACAATCACATCTATGGGCTCTCCCTCACCGGATTGAGGTTCTTCACGGTTTATGGGCCGTGGGGGAGGCCGGATATGGCCTATTTCTTCTTCACTAGGGATATCTTGAAAGGGAAGTCGATTCCCATCTTTGAGGCTGCTAATCATGGGACTGTGGCTAGGGATTTCACCTACATTGATGATATAGTGAAGGGGTGTTTGGCTGCATTGGATACTGCTGAGAAGAGCACCGGCAGTGGTGGGAAGAAGAAGGGGCCGGCTCAGCTGCGTGTGTACAATTTGGGGAACACTTCGCCTGTGCCTGTCTCGGATCTTGTGAGCATTTTGGAGAGACTGCTTAAGGTGAAGGCGAAGCGGTTGGTTATGAAGCTGCCTAGGAATGGGGATGTGCAGTTTACACACGCCAATATAAGTTTAGCGCAGAGGGAGCTCGGGTATAAGCCCACGACAGATCTGCAGACGGGGCTGAAGAAGTTTGCGCGCTGGTACCTCAGTTACTATGGGAGTGGCAAGAAGAATGCGCAATGA